Proteins encoded together in one Polaribacter reichenbachii window:
- the gldA gene encoding gliding motility-associated ABC transporter ATP-binding subunit GldA — protein MSIKVASITKTYKTQKALNNISFSADKGQIIGFLGPNGAGKSTMMKILTGFVKPNSGEVLVDDIDVLQNPLAAQKTIGYLPEHNPLYSDMYVREYLQFQAAIFKVDKNQIEACIKKVGLTAEAHKKIHQLSKGYQQRVGLAAAILHNPSVLILDEPTTGLDPNQLIEIRALISELGKEKTVLFSTHIMQEVEAVCDRVIIIKKGEILVDKNLADLKENKQQTIIVTFDYKIEEQFINRLPNVVSYKNNYDNTWYITFESEEDMRSKIFDFAQENGLKILGLNTENKNLETLFREVTQ, from the coding sequence ATGTCTATAAAAGTAGCATCAATAACAAAAACATATAAAACTCAAAAAGCATTAAATAATATTTCTTTTTCTGCGGATAAAGGTCAGATTATTGGTTTTTTAGGTCCAAATGGAGCAGGGAAATCAACAATGATGAAAATTTTAACGGGTTTTGTAAAACCAAATTCTGGTGAAGTTTTGGTTGATGATATAGATGTTTTACAAAATCCATTAGCTGCACAAAAAACAATTGGTTATTTGCCAGAACACAACCCTTTGTATTCAGATATGTATGTGCGTGAATATTTACAGTTTCAAGCAGCAATTTTTAAGGTTGATAAAAACCAAATAGAAGCTTGTATAAAAAAAGTTGGTTTAACTGCAGAAGCACATAAAAAAATACATCAATTATCTAAAGGTTATCAACAAAGAGTAGGTTTGGCTGCAGCAATTTTACACAATCCTTCAGTTTTAATTTTAGATGAGCCAACAACAGGTTTAGATCCTAATCAATTGATAGAAATTAGAGCTTTAATTTCTGAATTAGGTAAAGAAAAAACAGTACTATTCTCTACACATATTATGCAAGAAGTAGAAGCTGTTTGCGATAGAGTTATCATCATAAAAAAAGGAGAAATTTTAGTTGATAAAAACCTCGCTGATTTAAAAGAAAACAAGCAACAAACTATTATTGTAACTTTCGATTATAAGATAGAAGAACAATTTATAAATCGATTACCAAATGTGGTTTCTTATAAAAATAATTACGACAACACTTGGTACATCACCTTTGAAAGTGAAGAAGATATGAGATCCAAAATCTTTGATTTTGCTCAAGAAAATGGCTTGAAAATATTAGGTTTAAATACCGAGAATAAGAATTTAGAAACCTTGTTTAGAGAAGTAACTCAGTAG
- the dnaE gene encoding DNA polymerase III subunit alpha: MYLIFDTETTGLPKSWNAPITDTDNWPRCIQIAWQLHDEMGNVLEHNDFLIQPDGFNIPYDAERIHGISTELAAEQGIALDKGLDLFNEALKKTKFIVGQNVGFDINIMGCEFHRLGVENNLTKLPLLDTCTEKTAQMCQIPGGRGGKFKLPTLTELHNHLFGVGFGEAHNATADVEATTRCFLELIRLREFTKEQLDVDADYFKNFSEANPKPIQVIGLKHINLKKESDKIRKRLEKLKDVKETKSTSEGLAELKDVQFAHLHNHTQYSVLQSTMQIGNIVKAAAKDNMPAIAMTDTANMMASFHFVSAILNHNKSAENPIKPIIGCEFNVCEDHKNKSQKDNGYQVVLLAKNKKGYHNLAKMSSIAFVDGFYYVPRIDREIIKKYKDDIIVLTGNLYGEVPSKILNLGEKQAEEALLWWKEEFQDDFYIELMRHNQQDENIVNETLLKFSKKHDIKIVATNNTFYLEKKDANAHDILLCVKDGEKQATPKGKGRGYRYGLPNEEYYFKSSDEMKTLFADLPEAIINIQEIVDKIEIFTLARDVLLPAFDIPEKFKDAKDDEDGGKRGENNFLKHLTFEGAKIRYGEITESIKERLDFELEVIEKTGYPGYFLIVEDFIREARKMDVAVGPGRGSAAGSVVAYCLWITNIDPIKYDLLFERFLNPERVSMPDIDIDFDDEGRGRVMDYVIDKYGANQVAQIITYGTMAAKSSIRDTARVLDLPLFEADRIAKLIPGIKLKNIFGDDPKSKGKVDGLRAEEKQLVEELRNMSFGSDLVSETINKATILEGSVRNTGIHACGVIITPGDITNYVPVALAKDSDMYVTQFDNSVVESAGLLKMDFLGLKTLTLIKDTVKIVKAKHNVDLDPENFPLDDEKTYELFQRGETVGIFQYESPGMQKHMRSLKPTVFADLIAMNALYRPGPMEYIPSFINRKHGTEDIEYDLPAMEEYLAETYGITVYQEQVMLLSQKLADFTKGEADVLRKAMGKKQIAVLDKMKPKFIEQAGKNGHDEEKLEKIWKDWEAFASYAFNKSHSTCYAWIAYQTAYLKAHYPAEYMASVLSNNMKDIKAVSFFMEECKRMGLEVLGPDLNESYLKFSVNKDGAVRFGMAAVKGVGAAAVRAIIKERTENGNYTSIFDLAKRVDLRAANKKSFDSLIKAGAFDSFTDTHRAQYFATDEKGLTFLERAMKFGSKYQENKNSAQVSMFGEASTVQFPEPDIPECETWGTMELLSQEKEVIGIYISAHPLDDFKNEMIFCNASLKYFKEDLAKYVGMNLSFAGIITDVQHRVSKAGKGWAMFTIEDYGDSNEFRIFGEDYLKMKHFLVPNSFLFVRATIQPGWTNKEGVTGEPRLKFTEMKLLHDIMDELCKKLTIKISVDDITEETIANLQRILRTNGGKQSLKFTIWDAKEKIEVNLPSRNTKVNVSNELLATLQNQQINYKLN; encoded by the coding sequence ATGTACTTAATTTTTGATACTGAAACCACTGGTTTACCCAAAAGTTGGAATGCACCAATTACAGACACAGATAACTGGCCAAGGTGTATTCAAATTGCATGGCAATTGCATGACGAAATGGGTAATGTATTAGAACATAACGATTTTTTAATTCAGCCAGATGGTTTTAATATTCCTTATGATGCAGAAAGAATTCACGGAATTTCTACAGAATTAGCAGCAGAACAAGGTATTGCTTTAGATAAAGGTTTAGATCTTTTTAACGAAGCGCTTAAAAAAACCAAATTTATTGTTGGGCAAAATGTTGGTTTCGATATCAATATTATGGGATGTGAATTTCATAGATTAGGTGTAGAAAACAACCTAACAAAACTGCCACTTTTAGATACTTGTACAGAAAAAACGGCACAAATGTGTCAAATTCCTGGTGGTAGAGGAGGTAAATTTAAACTACCAACTTTAACAGAATTACACAATCATTTATTTGGTGTTGGGTTTGGAGAAGCACACAATGCAACTGCAGATGTAGAGGCTACTACACGTTGTTTCTTAGAATTAATTCGTTTAAGAGAATTTACCAAAGAACAATTAGATGTAGATGCTGATTATTTTAAAAATTTTTCAGAAGCAAACCCAAAACCAATACAAGTAATTGGTTTAAAACACATCAACCTTAAAAAAGAGAGTGATAAGATTCGTAAACGTCTAGAAAAATTAAAAGACGTTAAAGAAACCAAATCTACATCAGAAGGTTTAGCCGAATTAAAAGATGTACAATTTGCACATTTACACAACCATACACAATATTCTGTTTTACAATCTACAATGCAAATTGGCAACATTGTAAAAGCGGCTGCAAAAGACAACATGCCAGCCATTGCAATGACAGATACTGCAAATATGATGGCTTCTTTTCATTTTGTAAGCGCCATTTTAAATCATAATAAAAGTGCAGAAAACCCAATAAAACCAATTATTGGTTGCGAATTTAATGTTTGTGAAGATCATAAAAACAAATCGCAAAAAGACAATGGTTACCAAGTTGTTTTGTTGGCTAAAAACAAAAAAGGGTATCATAATTTGGCAAAAATGTCTTCCATTGCTTTTGTTGATGGATTTTATTATGTGCCAAGAATTGATAGAGAAATCATCAAAAAATATAAAGATGATATCATTGTTTTAACTGGTAATTTATATGGAGAAGTACCAAGTAAAATTCTAAATCTTGGTGAAAAACAAGCTGAAGAAGCTTTGCTTTGGTGGAAAGAAGAATTCCAAGATGATTTTTACATTGAGTTGATGCGCCATAATCAACAAGATGAAAATATTGTAAATGAAACCTTATTAAAATTCTCAAAAAAACACGATATAAAAATTGTTGCCACAAATAACACATTTTATCTAGAGAAAAAAGATGCAAATGCGCACGATATTTTATTGTGTGTAAAAGATGGTGAAAAGCAAGCTACACCAAAAGGAAAAGGTCGTGGTTACAGATATGGTTTGCCAAACGAAGAATATTATTTTAAGTCTTCGGATGAAATGAAAACCCTTTTTGCAGACCTGCCAGAAGCAATTATCAACATTCAAGAAATTGTAGATAAAATTGAAATTTTCACGTTAGCAAGAGACGTTTTATTACCGGCTTTTGATATTCCAGAAAAGTTTAAAGATGCAAAAGATGATGAAGATGGAGGAAAACGAGGTGAAAATAATTTCTTAAAACACTTAACTTTCGAAGGCGCAAAAATTCGTTATGGAGAAATTACAGAATCCATTAAAGAGCGTTTAGATTTTGAACTAGAAGTAATTGAAAAAACAGGTTACCCTGGTTATTTTTTGATTGTAGAAGATTTTATTCGCGAAGCCAGAAAAATGGATGTTGCTGTTGGTCCTGGACGTGGTTCTGCAGCTGGTTCTGTAGTTGCTTATTGTCTTTGGATTACGAATATAGACCCAATTAAATACGATTTACTTTTTGAGCGTTTCTTAAATCCTGAGCGTGTTTCCATGCCAGATATCGATATCGATTTTGATGATGAAGGTCGAGGTCGAGTTATGGATTATGTAATTGATAAGTATGGCGCAAATCAAGTTGCGCAAATTATTACTTACGGAACAATGGCTGCAAAATCTTCAATTAGAGATACAGCCAGAGTTTTAGATTTACCACTTTTTGAAGCGGATAGAATTGCCAAATTAATTCCAGGAATTAAACTAAAAAATATTTTTGGTGATGATCCAAAAAGTAAAGGTAAAGTTGATGGTTTACGAGCAGAAGAAAAACAATTAGTAGAAGAACTAAGAAATATGTCTTTTGGTTCTGATCTTGTTTCTGAAACCATTAATAAAGCTACAATTTTAGAAGGTTCTGTAAGAAACACAGGTATTCACGCCTGTGGTGTAATTATTACTCCTGGAGATATTACCAACTATGTTCCTGTTGCTTTGGCAAAGGATTCTGATATGTATGTTACCCAATTTGACAACTCTGTAGTAGAATCTGCAGGTTTGTTAAAAATGGATTTCTTAGGATTAAAAACACTTACTTTAATTAAAGACACTGTAAAAATTGTAAAGGCAAAACACAATGTTGATTTAGATCCAGAAAATTTTCCTTTAGATGATGAAAAAACCTATGAATTATTCCAAAGAGGAGAAACTGTAGGTATTTTTCAATACGAATCTCCAGGGATGCAAAAACACATGCGTTCTTTAAAACCAACCGTTTTTGCAGATTTAATTGCAATGAATGCCTTGTACAGACCTGGACCAATGGAATACATTCCGAGTTTTATCAACAGAAAACATGGAACAGAAGATATTGAGTACGATTTACCAGCAATGGAAGAGTATTTGGCAGAAACTTACGGTATTACAGTTTACCAAGAGCAGGTAATGTTACTCTCGCAAAAACTGGCAGATTTTACCAAAGGTGAAGCCGATGTTTTACGTAAAGCAATGGGTAAAAAGCAAATTGCGGTTTTGGATAAAATGAAACCAAAATTCATTGAGCAAGCTGGTAAAAATGGTCATGATGAAGAAAAGCTAGAAAAAATCTGGAAAGATTGGGAAGCCTTTGCAAGTTATGCCTTTAACAAATCTCACTCTACTTGTTATGCTTGGATTGCTTATCAAACTGCCTATTTAAAAGCACATTATCCTGCAGAATATATGGCTTCTGTACTTTCTAATAATATGAAAGATATTAAAGCTGTTTCTTTCTTTATGGAAGAATGTAAACGAATGGGATTAGAAGTTTTGGGTCCAGATTTAAATGAATCTTACCTTAAATTTTCTGTAAATAAAGATGGAGCTGTTCGTTTTGGAATGGCCGCTGTTAAAGGTGTTGGTGCTGCTGCTGTAAGAGCCATAATTAAAGAGCGCACAGAAAACGGAAATTACACTTCTATCTTTGATTTAGCTAAACGTGTTGATTTAAGAGCTGCTAATAAAAAATCTTTCGATAGTTTAATTAAAGCAGGTGCTTTCGATTCATTTACAGATACACATAGAGCACAATATTTTGCTACTGATGAAAAAGGATTGACTTTCTTAGAGCGTGCTATGAAATTTGGTAGTAAATATCAAGAAAACAAAAATTCTGCACAGGTTTCTATGTTTGGTGAAGCGTCAACAGTTCAGTTTCCTGAACCAGATATTCCTGAGTGTGAAACTTGGGGAACCATGGAACTTTTATCCCAAGAAAAAGAAGTTATTGGTATTTATATTTCTGCACATCCTTTAGATGATTTTAAAAACGAAATGATTTTTTGTAATGCATCTTTAAAATATTTTAAAGAAGATTTGGCCAAATATGTGGGTATGAATTTGTCTTTTGCAGGTATTATTACAGATGTGCAACACAGAGTTTCTAAAGCTGGTAAAGGTTGGGCAATGTTTACTATAGAAGATTATGGAGATAGTAATGAGTTTAGAATTTTTGGTGAAGATTACTTAAAAATGAAACACTTTTTAGTACCCAATTCTTTCTTGTTTGTTCGAGCAACAATTCAACCTGGTTGGACAAACAAAGAAGGTGTTACTGGCGAACCAAGATTAAAATTTACAGAAATGAAATTATTACACGATATTATGGATGAGTTGTGTAAAAAACTAACCATTAAAATTTCTGTTGATGATATAACTGAGGAAACCATTGCTAACCTTCAGAGAATTCTTAGAACAAATGGTGGTAAGCAGTCTTTAAAATTTACCATTTGGGATGCTAAAGAAAAAATTGAAGTAAACTTACCTAGTAGAAATACAAAAGTTAATGTTTCTAATGAGTTATTGGCTACACTTCAAAACCAACAAATTAACTATAAATTGAATTAA
- a CDS encoding D-arabinono-1,4-lactone oxidase: protein MKQKNNGTWVSWNENLKHNYKTMYSITKEDELQEVIANNEKIRFFGSKQSSADIAAGTDAIINMSTYNKIISYDYNLKTITVESGLILSELLEAIESVGWCIPCLPDINTITIGGALATGTHGTSGKLLAEYMTECRLILADGTIRTVAKEDELMDAVKVSLGMLGVMSTITFQCEPAYTLHIKERPENDSEWLPKIKSRLKKHDFLRILWLPHTNKGYVITGDKIDPEKEITENKGPNYLKHRRNTSKFLYKYSHKFPWITAIANKILAKAFFSSKKEHKGTLYQATVTKSRGSTLELAEWTIALDKFPEVFNELKTEINKWSNKSFIHIPMDVRFVYQDNSWLSYAYKQDTVTMGCVSRNAATADTYEAFKSIEKIFLKHGGRPHWGKRFSAKDIQLSKVYPKWGAFKEIREKLDPTNKFLNPYLTKLVAAKTLVNETAA from the coding sequence ATGAAACAAAAAAATAATGGTACTTGGGTTAGCTGGAACGAAAACCTAAAACACAACTACAAAACCATGTACAGCATTACTAAAGAAGATGAACTTCAAGAAGTAATTGCTAATAATGAAAAAATACGTTTTTTTGGTAGCAAACAGTCCTCAGCAGATATTGCAGCTGGTACAGATGCAATTATTAATATGAGCACTTATAATAAAATTATTTCTTACGATTACAATTTAAAAACAATTACTGTTGAATCTGGTTTAATTTTAAGCGAATTACTAGAAGCAATTGAGTCTGTTGGTTGGTGTATTCCTTGTTTACCAGATATTAACACCATAACTATTGGTGGTGCTTTGGCTACAGGAACTCATGGTACAAGTGGTAAATTGTTGGCTGAATATATGACTGAATGTAGATTAATTCTTGCAGATGGTACAATAAGAACAGTTGCTAAAGAAGACGAATTAATGGATGCTGTAAAAGTTTCTTTAGGTATGTTGGGTGTAATGTCTACCATTACTTTTCAATGTGAGCCTGCTTATACACTTCATATAAAAGAAAGACCAGAAAACGATAGTGAATGGTTACCAAAAATAAAAAGCAGATTAAAAAAGCATGACTTTTTAAGAATCTTATGGCTGCCACATACAAACAAAGGCTATGTTATTACTGGTGATAAAATTGACCCAGAAAAAGAAATTACAGAAAATAAAGGACCAAATTATTTAAAACACAGAAGAAATACTTCTAAATTTTTATATAAATATTCTCACAAATTTCCCTGGATAACTGCAATCGCAAACAAAATTTTAGCAAAAGCATTTTTCAGTTCTAAAAAAGAGCATAAAGGTACTTTATATCAGGCTACAGTCACGAAATCTAGAGGTTCTACTTTAGAATTGGCAGAATGGACAATTGCTTTAGATAAATTTCCAGAAGTTTTTAATGAATTAAAAACAGAAATTAACAAGTGGAGTAACAAATCTTTTATACATATACCTATGGATGTGCGTTTTGTTTATCAAGATAATAGTTGGCTAAGCTATGCTTATAAACAAGATACAGTAACAATGGGTTGCGTTTCTAGAAATGCAGCAACTGCAGATACTTATGAAGCATTTAAAAGTATCGAAAAAATATTTTTAAAACACGGAGGAAGACCTCATTGGGGCAAACGTTTTTCTGCTAAAGATATTCAACTATCTAAGGTTTATCCAAAGTGGGGAGCATTTAAAGAAATCCGTGAAAAATTAGACCCAACTAACAAGTTTTTAAATCCATATTTAACTAAATTAGTGGCCGCTAAAACACTTGTAAATGAAACTGCTGCCTAA
- a CDS encoding HAD family hydrolase has product MKLLPKGFLFDFDGVIVDSFNSHYSAWTSAFKELFNEEIAPFPKSHTGKTPLIIAEYFCSVIGKEHQTEELYHLKDEHLDQYFTVPELLPGVREFTDLLSEEKIPYGIASNATKQFLKNSIHHLNLNFTTVFGVQDYEKPKPDPEAYKTLAKALGFKEKDFKDLWVFEDSLTGTKAAKAAGMKPIGILTQYSEAELREAGSILVFPTLLEAYQYLVK; this is encoded by the coding sequence ATGAAACTGCTGCCTAAAGGTTTTTTATTTGATTTTGATGGAGTTATTGTAGATAGTTTTAACAGTCATTATTCTGCTTGGACTTCTGCTTTTAAAGAATTATTTAATGAAGAAATTGCTCCTTTTCCTAAAAGTCATACAGGTAAAACACCTTTAATTATCGCTGAATATTTTTGTAGTGTAATTGGTAAAGAACATCAAACTGAAGAATTATATCATTTAAAAGATGAGCATTTAGACCAATATTTTACGGTTCCTGAATTATTACCTGGCGTTCGTGAATTTACAGATTTATTATCCGAAGAAAAGATTCCTTATGGTATTGCAAGTAATGCTACCAAACAATTTTTAAAGAACAGCATTCACCATTTAAACTTAAATTTTACAACTGTTTTTGGTGTACAAGATTACGAAAAGCCAAAACCAGATCCTGAAGCTTATAAAACTTTAGCTAAAGCCTTAGGGTTTAAAGAAAAAGATTTTAAAGATCTTTGGGTTTTTGAAGACAGTTTAACTGGCACAAAGGCTGCAAAGGCTGCAGGAATGAAGCCTATAGGAATTCTAACTCAATATTCTGAAGCAGAATTAAGAGAAGCTGGTAGTATTTTGGTTTTCCCTACTTTGTTAGAAGCTTATCAATATTTAGTAAAATAA
- a CDS encoding ferritin-like domain-containing protein, with protein MKYTEKISNKLNELLEKNYDAEKGYLNAAENVDSSRLKIFFKNRASERSEFAKNLRTEILSYGQIPEESGTFQGTMHRNWMSLKSLFSSNDEEAILEEAIRGEQASYDEYSEILKDDAFAPSTRKMLETQRQQIQSAINSLMVEEELA; from the coding sequence ATGAAGTACACAGAAAAAATTTCGAACAAATTAAACGAATTATTAGAAAAGAATTATGATGCAGAAAAAGGGTATTTAAATGCCGCTGAAAATGTTGATAGTTCTCGATTAAAAATTTTCTTTAAAAATAGAGCCTCAGAACGAAGTGAGTTTGCTAAAAACTTAAGAACAGAAATATTGTCTTATGGACAAATACCAGAAGAGTCAGGAACTTTTCAAGGAACAATGCACAGAAACTGGATGTCTTTAAAATCTTTATTTAGCTCTAATGATGAAGAAGCTATTTTAGAAGAAGCAATTAGAGGTGAGCAAGCAAGTTACGATGAATATTCTGAAATTTTAAAAGACGATGCTTTTGCTCCATCAACAAGAAAAATGTTAGAAACCCAAAGACAACAAATACAATCTGCAATTAACTCTTTAATGGTAGAAGAAGAGTTAGCATAA
- a CDS encoding outer membrane lipoprotein-sorting protein, with protein MKKILLVAVMFLGLVANAQTADEILATYYENIGGVENLKKIKGLKMTAIVNQQGMEIPLEIYQMADGKQMSVINFQGKEIKQGVFDGETLWGHNFMTMKAEKSDAEATANMKLDMNDFPDAFVDYKEKGYKVELLGKATIDGAETFKIKLTKEPVTIDGKKEDSITYYFFDTENFVPIAIQSEIKSGPGKGMMSEITMSDYQEVDGLYFPFSMTQGVKGQPGAPLTITKIELNPTVDAALFAFPEEKE; from the coding sequence ATGAAAAAAATACTATTAGTAGCTGTTATGTTTTTAGGACTTGTTGCTAACGCGCAAACAGCAGATGAAATTTTAGCTACTTACTATGAAAACATTGGAGGAGTTGAAAACCTTAAGAAAATTAAAGGTCTTAAAATGACAGCAATTGTTAATCAGCAAGGAATGGAGATTCCTTTAGAAATTTATCAAATGGCTGATGGTAAACAAATGTCTGTTATTAATTTTCAAGGAAAAGAAATTAAACAAGGTGTTTTTGATGGCGAAACTTTATGGGGTCATAACTTTATGACAATGAAAGCTGAAAAAAGCGATGCAGAGGCTACAGCAAATATGAAGTTAGATATGAATGATTTTCCTGATGCTTTTGTTGATTATAAAGAAAAAGGTTATAAAGTAGAATTATTAGGTAAAGCAACAATTGATGGTGCAGAAACGTTTAAAATTAAACTAACAAAAGAACCTGTTACTATTGATGGTAAAAAAGAAGACAGTATTACATATTACTTTTTTGATACAGAAAATTTTGTACCTATTGCAATACAATCAGAAATAAAATCTGGACCAGGTAAAGGAATGATGTCAGAAATTACAATGAGCGATTATCAAGAAGTTGATGGTTTGTATTTTCCATTTTCAATGACGCAAGGAGTAAAAGGCCAGCCAGGTGCTCCATTAACAATTACTAAAATCGAGCTAAATCCAACAGTAGACGCAGCTTTATTTGCATTTCCTGAAGAAAAAGAGTAA